From Streptomyces mirabilis, a single genomic window includes:
- a CDS encoding helix-turn-helix domain-containing protein, translated as MRPGELIRQTRQAKDLTLAELGKLTGYSGAQVSRYERGISPLTDIDVLRRFADVLELPRQAFGLAPPAPRPEIRHGQPIGASAAFPWMPTHRLGSPGQEDGEDPLRRRKLIAGLAATAAAAAGSPLLGNGTAQASEAMLGELLVARLRDAMLGLGQAPVMPLAETLATDFTRALADFDACRYASLAVRLPRLIRSGHALTASAREAGDYVLLAKSYLLATRMLVKLDEQQLGWLAADRARQLAEAGGAPLAVAESARQLAVLARKAGWHQEALSIALTAADHPDLRSAGRAGTALRGLLVQSASYTLARRGDRDGMRELTDEAAAIATELGGRTMLRDHGGGFSPLTVQLHRISAENHAGDPLAALDAARMISLKALPSVERRSRALGDIAVTYDRLGRRSDCVRTLLAAERCAPEETHARPATKSLIAGLLVSGPTSTELRGLAERSGVLA; from the coding sequence GTGAGGCCCGGGGAACTGATACGCCAGACCCGGCAGGCCAAGGACCTCACGCTCGCCGAGCTGGGCAAGCTGACCGGGTACTCCGGGGCTCAGGTCTCCCGATACGAGCGGGGCATCTCACCGCTGACCGACATCGACGTGCTGCGGCGATTCGCCGACGTCCTCGAACTCCCGCGCCAGGCGTTCGGCCTCGCTCCGCCCGCGCCTCGCCCGGAGATACGACACGGTCAGCCGATCGGAGCATCTGCGGCCTTCCCCTGGATGCCCACCCATAGGCTGGGCAGTCCAGGACAGGAGGACGGTGAAGATCCGTTGCGGCGAAGGAAGTTGATTGCGGGCTTGGCTGCCACGGCCGCGGCAGCCGCTGGCTCCCCACTCCTTGGGAACGGAACAGCCCAGGCTAGCGAGGCCATGCTCGGAGAGCTGCTTGTCGCCCGTCTGCGTGATGCCATGCTCGGCCTCGGGCAGGCCCCGGTGATGCCGCTGGCCGAGACACTCGCGACAGACTTCACCCGTGCCCTCGCCGACTTCGACGCCTGCCGTTACGCCAGCCTCGCGGTGCGCCTGCCACGCCTCATCCGCTCCGGACATGCGCTCACCGCCAGCGCCCGTGAGGCTGGGGACTACGTGCTCCTGGCCAAGAGCTACCTGCTGGCGACCCGCATGCTCGTCAAGTTGGACGAGCAGCAGCTCGGCTGGCTGGCCGCCGACCGCGCCCGCCAGCTCGCCGAAGCAGGCGGCGCACCCCTCGCTGTTGCCGAGTCTGCCCGGCAATTGGCCGTGCTCGCTCGAAAAGCTGGATGGCATCAGGAAGCCCTGTCGATCGCCCTGACCGCCGCCGACCACCCGGACCTGCGCAGCGCCGGACGCGCGGGAACGGCCCTACGAGGGCTCCTCGTCCAGAGTGCGTCGTACACCCTGGCCAGGCGGGGCGACCGGGACGGGATGCGAGAGCTCACGGACGAGGCCGCCGCGATCGCCACGGAACTCGGCGGCCGCACCATGCTTCGTGACCACGGCGGGGGCTTCAGCCCCCTCACCGTGCAGCTTCACCGGATCAGCGCCGAAAACCATGCGGGGGATCCTCTGGCCGCGCTGGATGCTGCCCGCATGATCTCGCTGAAGGCGCTGCCCAGCGTCGAGCGTCGCTCTCGCGCCCTCGGTGACATCGCCGTCACCTACGACCGCCTCGGCCGCCGCAGCGACTGCGTCCGAACCCTCCTGGCGGCGGAACGATGCGCTCCCGAGGAGACCCATGCCCGCCCAGCGACGAAATCGCTGATCGCTGGCCTGCTGGTCTCGGGGCCCACATCGACCGAGCTACGCGGCCTTGCCGAGCGCAGCGGCGTTCTGGCCTGA
- a CDS encoding SDR family oxidoreductase, translating into MTVLIVGGSGFLGVELARQGHSAGLETAATFHSHPGKGAGAWHRLDLRNSANLQEVLDAVSPSAVINASSGGAEWAVTAEGGMRLAQVASQRGIKLVHVSSDAVFSGRREDLYDETCLPDPVTPYGAAKAAAETAVRLLSAGAVVARTSLIIGDGRSEHERLVHALAAGTRDGALFTDDVRCPVHVRDLAAALWELTLSDAAGVFHLAGPDAVTRHELGTLIAQRDGLDASLLPTGRRADSGLPGGLCVRLESRVTQKRLAIHLRGAREFLRRQNPDR; encoded by the coding sequence GTGACGGTACTGATTGTGGGCGGCAGCGGGTTCCTGGGCGTTGAGCTGGCCCGCCAGGGCCATTCAGCGGGCTTGGAGACGGCCGCCACCTTCCACTCGCACCCTGGCAAGGGCGCCGGCGCGTGGCACCGCCTCGACCTGCGCAACTCGGCGAATCTCCAGGAGGTCCTGGATGCCGTCAGCCCAAGCGCGGTCATCAACGCGAGCAGCGGCGGAGCCGAGTGGGCGGTCACGGCCGAGGGCGGGATGCGCCTGGCCCAAGTTGCGTCGCAACGGGGCATCAAGTTGGTCCACGTCTCGAGTGACGCCGTTTTCTCCGGCCGCCGCGAGGACCTGTACGACGAGACGTGTCTGCCCGACCCGGTAACACCGTACGGGGCCGCGAAGGCGGCGGCCGAAACGGCCGTGCGGCTCCTGAGCGCGGGCGCCGTCGTCGCACGGACCTCCCTGATCATCGGCGATGGCCGGTCCGAGCACGAACGCCTGGTGCACGCTCTGGCCGCCGGCACACGGGACGGGGCCCTGTTCACCGACGATGTCAGATGCCCAGTCCACGTCCGCGACCTGGCCGCCGCCCTGTGGGAGCTCACCCTGTCCGATGCGGCCGGCGTCTTTCACCTCGCCGGCCCGGACGCCGTCACCCGCCACGAACTCGGCACCCTCATCGCGCAGCGGGATGGCCTTGACGCATCGCTGCTGCCGACCGGCCGTCGGGCTGACAGCGGCCTCCCTGGCGGACTTTGTGTCCGCCTCGAAAGCCGCGTCACCCAGAAGCGCCTGGCCATCCACCTTCGCGGAGCCCGGGAGTTTCTCCGGCGTCAAAACCCTGACCGCTGA
- a CDS encoding phosphotransferase family protein — protein MENEVPLSGGRITFGVVRVGRTVRRPATASSSFVAELLCDLQREGFTGAPRHLGFDTAGREILSYLPGWVPARFQRWTDPQVAAAGTLLRSFHDATRSSRLTGRHPVVCHHDPGPNNTVFTDDIPTAFIDFDTAAPGDPLEDLGYMAWTWCISSKPTAPPAAVQAAQVRVLADAYGLDATSRSRLIDAALDRQARNARWWHSHLAGPFPHVADDHTIARRIQWSEQEHAYTSANRKTFDTALG, from the coding sequence ATGGAGAACGAAGTGCCATTGTCCGGCGGACGTATCACCTTCGGCGTGGTCAGGGTCGGGCGCACCGTCCGGCGGCCAGCCACGGCATCGTCATCGTTCGTCGCCGAGCTGCTCTGTGACCTCCAGCGAGAGGGCTTCACCGGCGCTCCGCGCCACCTCGGGTTCGACACAGCCGGCCGCGAAATCCTCAGTTACCTCCCCGGCTGGGTGCCCGCCCGATTCCAGCGCTGGACCGACCCCCAAGTGGCCGCGGCCGGCACCCTCCTCCGCTCCTTCCACGACGCCACCCGCAGCAGTCGCCTGACCGGACGGCATCCCGTGGTCTGCCACCACGACCCGGGGCCGAACAACACGGTCTTCACCGACGACATCCCGACCGCCTTCATCGACTTCGACACCGCTGCCCCGGGCGATCCCCTCGAAGACCTCGGCTACATGGCGTGGACCTGGTGCATCTCCTCCAAACCCACCGCTCCGCCCGCCGCCGTCCAGGCCGCACAGGTACGCGTCCTCGCCGACGCGTACGGGCTCGACGCCACCTCCCGCTCCCGCCTCATCGATGCCGCGCTCGACCGCCAGGCCCGCAACGCCAGGTGGTGGCACAGCCACCTCGCAGGCCCGTTCCCGCACGTCGCCGACGACCACACGATCGCCAGGCGCATCCAGTGGTCCGAGCAAGAGCACGCCTACACATCGGCCAACCGCAAGACCTTCGACACAGCCCTGGGCTGA
- a CDS encoding bifunctional DNA primase/polymerase: protein MPGGGERGVIGGVELALRCAERGWWVHPLLPGSKRPAGNCRRCRPPSTGARPPCGFPDADGCACRDAGRYCHGVRAATRERELIHRWWRGQDFGVGVATGPSGLVVLDLDDHDRPPPEQALLLPGVDLTQHPGPELDRVRTGADVLELLCRVRRAGSLLEAPATLTVQTPSGGIHLWYRAGDTSRYVQGAGRLGWQVDVRAGWSTAVAPGTVTTAGRYRIAGHQDSPVRLPRWVALELDRVGLRHRDPAVGPPRRVRLPRPTREHGPGDATAYAAAALRGELEAVASARAGRNDQLNRAGFRLGQLVGAGLLEHDQVHQALTDAAEQAGIDPGEAKAQSTLRRALQAGIRSPRTVPSPGARS from the coding sequence GTGCCGGGAGGCGGTGAGCGCGGCGTGATCGGGGGAGTGGAGTTGGCCCTGCGGTGCGCTGAGCGGGGGTGGTGGGTGCATCCGCTGCTGCCGGGGTCGAAGCGTCCGGCGGGCAACTGCCGTCGGTGCCGGCCGCCGTCGACCGGGGCGCGCCCGCCGTGCGGCTTCCCCGATGCGGACGGGTGCGCGTGCCGTGACGCCGGGCGGTACTGCCACGGGGTGCGGGCGGCAACGCGGGAGCGGGAGCTGATCCACCGCTGGTGGCGCGGCCAAGACTTCGGCGTCGGCGTGGCCACTGGGCCGTCCGGCCTGGTGGTGCTCGACCTCGACGACCACGACCGTCCGCCGCCGGAGCAGGCGCTGTTGCTGCCGGGCGTCGACCTGACGCAGCACCCAGGCCCGGAGCTGGACCGGGTGCGGACCGGGGCGGACGTGCTGGAGCTGCTGTGCCGGGTGCGGCGGGCGGGCAGCTTGCTGGAGGCCCCGGCGACGCTGACCGTGCAGACCCCGTCCGGCGGGATCCACCTGTGGTACCGCGCCGGGGACACGAGCCGGTACGTGCAGGGCGCGGGCCGGCTCGGCTGGCAGGTCGACGTACGGGCCGGCTGGTCCACCGCGGTCGCGCCCGGCACCGTCACCACGGCCGGCCGCTACCGGATCGCCGGCCACCAGGACAGCCCCGTACGGCTGCCGCGGTGGGTCGCGCTGGAGCTGGACCGCGTCGGACTGCGCCACCGCGACCCGGCCGTCGGCCCGCCCCGCCGGGTCCGGCTTCCCCGCCCCACCCGCGAGCACGGTCCGGGGGACGCCACCGCGTACGCCGCCGCGGCGCTGCGCGGCGAACTCGAGGCGGTGGCATCGGCCCGCGCCGGCCGCAACGACCAGCTCAACCGCGCCGGGTTCCGGCTCGGGCAACTGGTCGGGGCCGGGCTGCTGGAGCACGACCAGGTCCACCAGGCGCTCACCGACGCCGCCGAGCAGGCCGGGATCGACCCCGGAGAGGCCAAAGCCCAGTCCACCCTCCGCCGCGCACTTCAGGCGGGCATCCGCTCGCCGCGCACCGTCCCGAGCCCGGGAGCACGGTCATGA